The sequence TTATCGATTTTCCGCATGAACTTTATGCCGGCGATAAAAATTATGTGCCAGAATTATTTATTGCACAGCGGGATATGCTGACCCCGGGAAAACATCCGTCTTCGAAGCATATAGATCTTCAATTATTTTTAGCAAAGATTGATTCTATTGTCGTTGGCAGAGTGGCTGCTATTCACAATAAAAATCATATTGCATTTACAAAAGATAACAGTGGTTTTTTCGGCTTCTTTGATTGTGTTGAAAATTACAATGTCGCAAAAGTTTTGCTGGATAACGCTGTGGCATGGTTAAATGAGAAGGGACTCGACGGCATTTTAGGCCCGGTTAATTTTTCTACGAACGATCCTTGCGGACTTTTAATTGAAGGATTTGATTTACCTCCACAGGTGATGATGACCTATAATAAATCTTACTACCAGTCTTTTATAGAAATGTATGGATTTGAAAAACGCATGGACCTTTTTTCTTATTGGTTCAACAGCGATACAATTCCTAAACGCGTTTTAACACTGGCGAAAAATATCGAACAGCGCCTGAATAAAAATGGAATTACTATTCGTACAGTCAATTTGAAAAACTTTAAAGAGGAAGTGAAAAGTATCAAACGGATTTACAACGAGGCCTGGGACAAGAATTGGGGATTTGTACCCTTTACAGATGAAGAGTTTGAGTATGTGGCAAAAGACATGAAACTTATTCTTGACAAAGACTTTGTACATATCGCTGAAAAAAATAACGAAGTCATTGGATTCTCTTTAGCCCTTCCAAACATCAATGAAGTTCAAAAGAATGTAAAGCGTGGAAGATTATTGCCCTCTGGCATTTTTAAACTGCTTTTAAATAAATCAAAGATAAACAGTGTGAGGGTTATAACCCTTGGGGTGCTTGATGCTTACAGAATGCAGGGAATTGAGGCCTGTTTTTATACAAAGATAAATGAAAGTATCATCAAAAAAGGTTTCAGGGGCGGCGAGGCTTCGTGGATCTTAGAGAATAACGAGATGATGAATCGTGAGCTTCAGAATATTGGCAGTAAGATTTATAAGACACATCGTCTTTACACCCTGAATTTGAATTAATGCAAAACAAACCTACCATATTGATTACCGGAGCAACTGGCTTCATTGGCCAGCACCTGGTAAAGCTTTCCATCGAAAAAGGTTTTGCCGTACATGCGCTTGTTCGTAAAACAAGTGATGTGACATTTATCAAAAATTTAGGGGCAAATATTTTATACGCCGATCTGTCCAGTACAAAAAGTATCCTGAAGGTTTTTTTAGAATTAACGGGTTTGGGTTTAACCGTGGATTATATTATTCACGCGGCCGCACTGACAAAAGCGAGATCGGAAAAAGAATTTTTTGACAGCAATGCTAAAAGTACTTTACATATTCTTGCTGCGATTGAACAGGCCCGGCTCAAATTAAAGAAATTTATTTTTATAAGTAGTCTCGCCGCCAGCGGACCGGAGAATTTCGGAAAATTGATTGAGAAAGACCATGATCAACCAATAACACAGTACGGTAAAAGTAAATTACAGGCAGAACGCATCGTGCGATCTTTTGAAACAATTCCTTACCTCATACTCCGGCCAACAGCGGTGTATGGGCCGGGAGAAAAAGATCTGTTATCGGTTTTTAAAATCGTAAATCGGGGAATCAATCCTTCTTTAGGATTTAATAAACAACAGTTGACTTTCATTTATGTAAAGGATCTGGCTGAACTCATTCTCGCAGCTGTAGTTTCTGAGCAAATGAATAAAACTTATTTTATTACAGATACTCAGATCTATGACAAGGCAGATTTCGCGACAGCAATAGCACGGTTTATTGATAAAAAAGTTCTGAACGTAAAATTGCCACTTACCCTGGTGAAAGGAATTTCTTTTTTTGCAGAAAACATTTCTTCTGCGTTTGGAAAACAAAGTCCTCTCACTCTTGAAAAATACAAAGAACTCACCGCGCAAAGCTGGAACTGCAATGTGGCTGACACTTTTAAGGAATTAAATTACACACCCGTTTATTCTCTTGAAGAAGGCATCAAAGAAACCGCGCGCTGGTACAAACAACACAACTGGATTTAAAACAACAATTAATAATTTAAAACAAATAAAATGGATGCAATTAAAAAACCAAGTCCTGCCAAAGGCAAATTAGCTCTTTTAATGCCAGGCTTGGGTGCTGTGGCTACAACACTTATAGCAGGAGTAGAAGCAATTAAAAAAGGAAAATCACAACCCATTGGCTCTCTCACTCAGATGAGCACGATTCGTTTAGGCAAAAGGACAGAAGAGCGGAATCCACTGATAAAGGATTTTGTGCCTTTGGCTAAATTGACTGATATCGTTTTTGGTGGCTGGGATATTTACGAAGACAATGTTTTTGAAGCGGCAATGAATGCAAAAGTTCTTGAACCTCACCAGTTATGGGAATTGAGAGCGGAATTGGAAAAAATAAAACCAATGCCCGCTGTGTTTAACCAGGACTATGTAAAAAACATTTCGGGAACGAATGTAAAATCAGGTCCGACAAAAATGGATCTTGCCTATCAATTAATGGGTGATATCGAGCGCTTTAAAGCAGAGAATGAGTGTGAGCGCGTTGTAATTGTTTGGTGTGCCTCCACAGAAAAATATATTGAGCAATCAGATATTCACCAGAGTCTTGAGCAATTCGAGATCGCTTTAAAAAACAACGACGATAGAATTCCACCAAGCATGATCTACGCTTATGCCGCTTTAAAATTAGGGGTTCCTTTTGTAAATGGTGCGCCAAATTTAACAGTGGATATTCCCGCATTAATTGAATTGGCTAAGGAAACAAAAACTCCTATTGCCGGTAAAGATTTTAAAACGGGTCAAACATTAATGAAAACGATTGTAGCTCCAGGTTTGCATGCACGTGCATTAGGCGTTAACGGTTGGTTCTCTACAAACATTTTAGGAAATCGTGATGGACATGTTTTGGATGATCCTGAAAATTTTAAAACGAAAGAGGTTTCCAAATTAAGTGTATTGGACGAAATTTTTCAACCAGAGTCAAACCCTGTTCTATATGGTGACATGTACCATAAAGTGAGAATCAATTATTATCCTCCACGTGGCGATAATAAAGAAAGCTGGGACAATATTGATATTTTCGGATGGATGGGATATCCGATGCAGATAAAAATTAATTTCCTTTGCCGCGATTCTATTTTAGCAGCACCCATTGTTTTAGACCTGGCTTTATTCAGTGACCTTGCTAAACGCGCTGAAATGAGCGGCATCCAGGAGTGGTTATCCTTTTACCTGAAATCTCCGCAAACTGCTGAAGGGTTAAAACCGGAGCACGATATCTTCAAACAATTAATCAAATTACAAAATACTTTACGCCATATGATGGGTGAAGATCTGATCACACATTTAGGATTGGATTATTACCAGGAATTAGTGGAAATGATGTAATGTGGTTTTATAAGTTCATAGCGACTTTCTTTGGTGTAGGATACATCGGTAAGGGAGCAGGCACGGTTGCAGCGTTGTTTTTGTGTGTACTGTTGCATTTGGTCGTAAAATTTAATTTTTATTCCCATAGCCTGCTCTTATTTTTTATCGCTGTTGTTTTCATTACAGGTGTATTTGTATCAGGGAAAGTTGAAAAAAGTTGGGGGAAGGATAATAAACGTGTGGTTATTGATGAAGTACTCGGCATGGCTGTCACTGTTCTCCTTCTTCCAATCAACTTTTTTACTTTGATAACCGGATTTATTTTGTTTCGTTTTTTTGATATAGCAAAACCACTTTATATCCGAAGGCTTGAGAATTTTAAAGGCGGTTGGGGCGTTATGCTGGATGATCTTGGCGCTGGCATATACAGCAACCTTGTTCTGCAGGTACTCGTTTATTTTTACTACAGCTACTTATGAAGACCTTTTTAAAAGCACAGTTTTCCGCATTAATCGCAACCGGGGTCGATTTTTTGGTAATGATATGCCTTGTCGAAATTCTGGAGTGGCATTATACTTTAGCGGTTTTTGTTGGTGCTATTGGGGGCGCATTGACAAATTTTTTGGTGAACCGTTACTGGGCTTTCGACTTGATAGAGCAGCCGGTAAAACAACAGAGCTTAAAATATAGTTTGGTATGGATGGGAAGTGTATTGTTAAACGTAAGCGGAGTTTATCTTATGACGCAGGTTTTTAAAGTGAGTTATATTTTCTCAAAAATAATGGTTGCAATTATTGTGGGCCTGAGTTTTAATTATTTGTTGCAGAAGAATTTTGTATTTGTGAAATGAAAAAGCCAGGTTTTAGTAATTTTCTTCTTATCATTTTCTTTTTTTTAAGTGCTCTGCTTCCGGCTCAAACCACAGTTGTTAGAGGAAAGGTAACAGACGCTAAAACAAATGAAGCTTTGCCTTTTGTAACGGTTTTTTTTGATGAGTCCAGTGTGTCTACCCAAACAGATGAAAAGGGGGAGTTTACAATTAAGACAGAAGGCGAATACACCAAATTGAAACTTATAACGATGGGATACAAACCTACCAGCAGGGAAGTATTTCCTGGCAAAGTGCAAACCATCGCTGTGAAGTTAATTCAGGAAGCGAAAGTACTGAATGAAGTAACAGTAAAGTCTCAGAAAAGCAAATACAGAAATAAAAATAATCCGGCAGTGGAACTCATTCGCAAGGTGATAGATCATAAAGAGAGTAATCGTAAAGAAGGTTTTGATTTTTACGAATACGAGAAGTATGAAAAGATTCAGTTTGCTTTAAGTAATGTCACCGAAAAATTTCAGAACAAAAAAGTTTTTAAGAAATTTCAATTTGTTTTTGAAAATTTAGATACAACCAAGCTCGAAGGAAAGCCGGTACTGCCGGTCTATTTAAAAGAATCATTATCGGAAATTAATTACCGGAGATCGCCGAAGACGAAAAAGGAAATTGTTAAAGCAAATAAAATGGTTGCCTTTGAAGGGTATGTTGATAACCAAGGCCTGGAAGCTTACATGAAATATCTTTACCAGGATATTAATATTTACGATAACACTATTACACTCCTTACCAATCAATTTATAAGTCCTATTGCTAATTTATCTCCTGCCTTTTATAAGTTCTTTATTGCCGATACTGTAGAAGAAAATAAATCTCGTTTTATAAAACTGGAGTTTGTTCCAAGAAATCATTCTGATTTTTTATTCCAGGGATTTATGTATGTAACACTCGATAGCAATTATGCGGTTGCAAAAATTGATATGGGTGTCAATAAAGACATCAACCTGAACTGGGTAAAAGAATTAAAAATTACGCAGGACTTTGAAAAAATGGAGGGGCAGGGATATACCCTTGTAAAAGATGAGTTCTCTGCCGACTTTGGCCTGACGCAGGGAAAGATGGGGTTTTACGGACAACGGACCGCCTTTTACAGAGATTTTCTAGTCAATGTTAAGAAGGAAGAAGATTTTTATAAGGGTGAGGCAGTAACTGTTTTAGACAGCGCTAATTTTCAAACGAATGAGTACTGGACTAAAAACCGACATGAAGAATTATCGAAATCGGAAGCGGGAGTTTATGCAACAATTGACAGTATAAAAAAAGTACCGGCATTTAAGCGTTCTCTGGATGTTATAGTTTTATTAGTAGCAGGTTACAAAACAATTACTCCCTATTTTGATATGGGACCTGTGAGCACCTTTTATAGTTTTAATCCCGTGGAAGGATTCCGGCTCCGGTTTGGAGGACGCACTACCACAACCTTTAGTAAAAAGATAAATTTTGAAGCGTATGGTGCCTATGGTTTTAAGGATGAGAAATGGAAATATTATTTTGGAAGCACTTATTCTTTAACAAAGAAAAGTATTTATGAATTTCCGGTAAGGTCAGTAAAAGTAAGTTATCAGCAGGAAACAAAAATTCCCGGGCAAGAATTACAATTTGTGCAGGAGGATAACATTTTATTGGCCTTTAAGCGGGGAAGTAATACTAAATGGCTTTACAATACTATTTTTAATGTTGAGTATCTAAACGAGTTTAAAAATCATTTTTCTTTTAGTGTAGGGTATAAAAACTGGATCCAGCAAGCGGCCGGTACTTTGCATTACAATACGAGTGATTACACAAACACAGCTTTAGATCTCAAAAATCTGCAAAGCTCTGAAGCATCGTTAACATTGCGTTGGGCGCCTAACGAGCAATTTTATCAAGGGAAAACATATAGAATCCCGGTTTCGTATAAAAACCCAATTTTTACTTTGCGTTATATAAAAGGCATGAAAGGTTTTTTGGGTGGACAATACGACTACCAAAATATTTCGTTAAATGTTTCAAAGCGCTTTTATTTTTCACAACTGGGTTACACGGATGTGGTTCTTGAAGGCGGGAAAATAATTGGCACTGTTCCTTTTCCTTTATTGACAATTCACCGGGCAAATCAATCCTATGCTTACCAATTACAATCTTACAACCTCATGAATTTTCTTGAGTTTGTAAGCGATGAATATGCGAGTGTGAATATAGATCATTGTTTTAATGGGTTTTTCTTTAATAAAATACCTTTACTCCGACGTTTAAAATGGAGGGAAGCGGTAACATTAAAAGTTTTATATGGACGAATTTCCACGAGTAATCTGCCTTCGCTAACAAACGACCTTTATAGATTCCCGGTAAGCGATGATGGCACACCAATCACCTACAGTCTCACCAAACAACCTTATATAGAGGGCAGTGTGGCTATAGCAAATATTTTTAAGTTTTTTAGGATCGATTTAGTAAAAAGATTCACTTACCTCGATCATCCTGGTATTTCACAATTAGGGCTCAGGCTCCGGTTTAAATTTGATTTTTAGAATTATGGGAACAACAATTAGTAACACAGCAATGCGAGAACACATGTCAGTAAGAGACAAACTTCAAAAAGGAATTTATGTTGTCATAAATCCCTTTGTAAAATTTTTAATCAAAATAGGATTTACTCCAAACCTGGTAACATTAACGGGTTTTGTATTAAATATTGGTGTTGCTATTATTTTTATACTGGGTGCTGAAGACGGAAACCGCAACGACCTTTCTTATGTTGGCTGGGCCGGCGCCACGATTCTGTTCGCCGGCTTATTCGATATGCTCGACGGTCAGGTTGCCAGGCTTGGAAATATGTCGAGCAAATTCGGGGCTTTGTTCGATTCGGTGTTGGATCGTTACAGTGAGTTGATTATGTTCCTAGGCATTTGTTATTACCTGGTGGCTCACCATTATTTTTTGAGTTCTCTTTTTGCTTTTCTGGCGCTCATAGGTTCAATGATGGTTAGCTATACAAGAGCGCGCGCCGAAGGATTAGGGATTGAGTGTAAAGG is a genomic window of Sphingobacteriaceae bacterium containing:
- a CDS encoding UDP-glucose 4-epimerase; protein product: MQNKPTILITGATGFIGQHLVKLSIEKGFAVHALVRKTSDVTFIKNLGANILYADLSSTKSILKVFLELTGLGLTVDYIIHAAALTKARSEKEFFDSNAKSTLHILAAIEQARLKLKKFIFISSLAASGPENFGKLIEKDHDQPITQYGKSKLQAERIVRSFETIPYLILRPTAVYGPGEKDLLSVFKIVNRGINPSLGFNKQQLTFIYVKDLAELILAAVVSEQMNKTYFITDTQIYDKADFATAIARFIDKKVLNVKLPLTLVKGISFFAENISSAFGKQSPLTLEKYKELTAQSWNCNVADTFKELNYTPVYSLEEGIKETARWYKQHNWI
- a CDS encoding inositol-3-phosphate synthase; translated protein: MDAIKKPSPAKGKLALLMPGLGAVATTLIAGVEAIKKGKSQPIGSLTQMSTIRLGKRTEERNPLIKDFVPLAKLTDIVFGGWDIYEDNVFEAAMNAKVLEPHQLWELRAELEKIKPMPAVFNQDYVKNISGTNVKSGPTKMDLAYQLMGDIERFKAENECERVVIVWCASTEKYIEQSDIHQSLEQFEIALKNNDDRIPPSMIYAYAALKLGVPFVNGAPNLTVDIPALIELAKETKTPIAGKDFKTGQTLMKTIVAPGLHARALGVNGWFSTNILGNRDGHVLDDPENFKTKEVSKLSVLDEIFQPESNPVLYGDMYHKVRINYYPPRGDNKESWDNIDIFGWMGYPMQIKINFLCRDSILAAPIVLDLALFSDLAKRAEMSGIQEWLSFYLKSPQTAEGLKPEHDIFKQLIKLQNTLRHMMGEDLITHLGLDYYQELVEMM
- a CDS encoding phosphatidylglycerophosphatase A, with product MWFYKFIATFFGVGYIGKGAGTVAALFLCVLLHLVVKFNFYSHSLLLFFIAVVFITGVFVSGKVEKSWGKDNKRVVIDEVLGMAVTVLLLPINFFTLITGFILFRFFDIAKPLYIRRLENFKGGWGVMLDDLGAGIYSNLVLQVLVYFYYSYL
- a CDS encoding GtrA family protein, giving the protein MKTFLKAQFSALIATGVDFLVMICLVEILEWHYTLAVFVGAIGGALTNFLVNRYWAFDLIEQPVKQQSLKYSLVWMGSVLLNVSGVYLMTQVFKVSYIFSKIMVAIIVGLSFNYLLQKNFVFVK
- a CDS encoding CDP-diacylglycerol--inositol 3-phosphatidyltransferase; the protein is MREHMSVRDKLQKGIYVVINPFVKFLIKIGFTPNLVTLTGFVLNIGVAIIFILGAEDGNRNDLSYVGWAGATILFAGLFDMLDGQVARLGNMSSKFGALFDSVLDRYSELIMFLGICYYLVAHHYFLSSLFAFLALIGSMMVSYTRARAEGLGIECKGGLMQRPERVITIGVSALACGIVAHYIGGDYKLFIGGMSFHVFESMSVFTIPITLVAILSNITAVKRLNDCKKALEK